One window of the Camelina sativa cultivar DH55 chromosome 1, Cs, whole genome shotgun sequence genome contains the following:
- the LOC104793399 gene encoding PRKR-interacting protein 1-like translates to MSSGKPKQGDTRLVVAATTASALMEAKKAEHGGSSSIVEYKPPVMLEDEEDLEVKLRRILENVPVRVSNTSGSSAGSGSGDFHQYRQMRRREQDRLTRMDIDYSKRLKMAEFTIRREEKLKAAEEKTSKKRLKRQKKKQKKQEKKIKPNTAAEEQERQPREEELSSDNGGDEEEEEEESVVEPLRPMFNIKFQENR, encoded by the exons ATGTCGTCCGGGAAGCCAAAGCAAGGCGACACACGATTGGTGGTTGCTGCCACGACGGCGTCAGCATTGATGGAAGCGAAGAAGGCTGAGCACGGAGGATCTTCATCTATCGTTGAGTATAAACCGCCGGTGATGCTTGAGGACGAAGAAGATCTAGAAGTAAAGCTCAGACGAATCCTCGAGAACGTTCCTGTTCGCGTTAGCAATACTTCTGGAAGTTCCGCTGGTTCTGGTTCCGGCGATTTTCATCAG TACCGGCAAATGAGGCGAAGAGAACAAGACCGACTAACAAGGATGGATATTGACTACAGCAAGCGGTTAAAAATGGCTGAGTTTACtataagaagagaagagaaactgaaagctgcagaagaaaaaacatcaaAGAAGCGTTTGAAACgccaaaagaagaagcagaaaaagcaggagaagaagataaaaccaAACACTGCAGCTGAGGAACAAGAAAGGCAACCTAGAGAAGAGGAATTATCATCTGACAACGgtggcgatgaagaagaagaagaagaagaatctgtgGTAGAACCTTTACGTCCGATGTTTAATATCAAGTTCCAAGAGAACCGTTAA
- the LOC104793409 gene encoding F-box protein At2g21930-like, with product MERQEQEQEANKKICTDVTSTNPIPDDSIEEILKASSVETLARFRCVSTQYASMIRSREFIKSHLIKSCTRPLRSLIFTFMEMYGLGNQFVFSASQPQNQGESSSSATYHMSCLNQLHTTSSASVHGLFCHGKMEIYNPSTTKSITLPNNSADYIYLGYDPINGDYKVLCLVKAQDLHILTVVKDTFWRKIQDFSPHFRCSPYSPDLSLNGVLYYGVYHDLHDGILLHPDHLIPVIMSFDVRSEKFDLINLPELPDNLMHPILTTYEGRLTFFCNLRHGDSNFILWVLEDAVKHEWSKHLYVPPPLDGHTYDDFLAFCFTDGGEFVLAPRLFHIEEPFFVVYYDIKKNAVKRVFIEGIFT from the exons ATGgaaagacaagaacaagaacaagaggcAAACAAGAAGATCTGTACTGATGTGACAAGCACAAACCCGATTCCAGATGACTCCATCGAGGAGATACTCAAAGCATCGAGTGTTGAAACCCTAGCGAGGTTTCGCTGCGTATCGACGCAATATGCATCCATGATTCGCAGTCGAGAGTTCATAAAATCGCACTTGATCAAGTCTTGTACTCGTCCTCTCAGAAGCCTCATCTTCACATTCATGGAGATGTACGGTTTGGGGAATCAATTCGTCTTCTCAGCCAGTCAACCTCAAAATCAAGgtgaatcatcttcttcagcaaCTTACCATATGAGTTGCCTAAATCAACTGCACACAacttcttctgcttctgttcATGGTTTGTTTTGCCATGGTAAGATGGAGATATATAACCCTAGCACTACAAAATCCATTACTTTGCCTAATAATTCCGCAGATTACATTTACTTGGGTTATGATCCCATCAATGGTGATTACAAAGTGTTGTGTCTGGTAAAAGCACAAGACTTACATATTTTGACTGTGGTAAAGGATACTTTTTGGAGGAAGATTCAAGATTTTTCTCCTCACTTTCGTTGTTCTCCTTATTCTCCTGATCTATCTCtcaatggtgttttgtattatgGAGTTTATCATGATCTCCATGATGGAATTCTTCTCCACCCTGATCATTTGATTCCTGTGATTATGAGTTTTGATGTTAGGTCCGAAAAATTTGATCTCATAAACCTACCAGAGTTACCAGACAATCTCATGCATCCAATTCTCACAACCTACGAGGGAAGGCTTACATTCTTTTGCAATTTAAGACATGGTGATTCTAACTTCATtttgtgggttctagaggatgCTGTGAAACATGAATGGTCGAAACACTTGTACGTTCCACCTCCATTAGATGGCCATACTTATGATGATTTTCTTGCCTTTTGTTTTACTGATGGAG GGGAATTTGTTTTGGCACCCCGACTGTTTCATATTGAAGAACCATTTTTTGTTGTCTATTATGATATCAAGAAAAATGCTGTGAAAAGAGTCTTCATAGAAGGAATATTCACATAA